CGactttaatttcttgaataagGAAAGCAAATGTATGttattttatcaaatattaTAGTTATTATCAAGCGTGCAATCCAAAACTTTCGAATCATACATCTGATTTGTTAAGATGGACTTCCATTACATTATTCTTGTAATTGTTTTAACAGATAGCAAATTGCCCATTTTATTATCAAACATATATTCTTGTACAAATCCAATAATTTATTGAGATGAAATGGTAATGATGATTATAGGTAATAAATAATATAGAAAATGGGACATCCTCGTTAGAATATTAAATTATATCAAACATGTATTCTTGTACAAATCcaaaaaaatcagttgggatatGAGAAAATGTCCCCGAatgaatattaaattatataattgtTGATAAATAAAAACTTAGGAATGAAGGTGAGGAGTGATGGGAGTAATGATTGGCAGGGAGGGAGTAGTTCAGAAGAGGATAAGATTGATGCTGTGCGTGGGATACAGTGATTTCGATATTTTTCTGTTCATCCAGTCTCACCAAACCAATTGTGGTGTGGTCAAATGTTTAGATAGAAATCATTGGTTTTTGACAAATTTCACGCTTTGggctaataaaaaaatatataaaaaaacaattCAACATGGCCCCCAATGTCATGCATATCCCTTAGTTTTTCAACAATGTTTTACCGATGTATGTCTCTTTCGTTTTAGATAAAATCTTGAAATGAAACAAATATATAAATGGGAACAAGAATTAAGCTTCCTCCATCTAAAAGGCCATCACACTCCCTCTTCTAATCTCCGCAATAGCTCTATCTACATATATCGGTGAACATAATTTTGATCGACCTAAAGAAAAATGGTTCCTTGAAAAATATTAGTAAATCATTATCTGCAGCCTCCCAATTGAGTTCTCCTTCTTTGAGTTAAAATTTTGGTTGGTAATAATTTGATGATAAATTTAGAAAGAATTGTTTCCCTAGAGACTTTAATCAGATATGTTAAATTTTGGGCCCGTTGCTCAAATAACCCATTCAAAAATTATCGTCGATAAAATGAAATccctgggctgggctaggttggGCTAGAAAAGTGAGACAAACGAAGACAGAAACACAATATTTGGGCCAAACAAAATTTCAAATGTGAAAGGCAATTCATATCAGTACCCAACTCAGTCCAATTCCAGCAATGTTTTCGAAATTCGAAGTGTATGAACCTACCCAACCCCTCCCTCCCTCCCCTCCCCCAACTTCATATATCGTGTTACAACTAATATAAATTGTATAAGCGCAACCACGATGCATGGGGCAACTGGCAACCGGTAAATACAAATAATTTAACCTTATGTAATCCAATTTCACCGATGAACAGAAGGCAGTTGCACACACTTTCAGGAAAAAAGTAGGACAAAGGTAATCTGTGAAAATATCTCATTTCATTTAGCTATCATTGTATTTGGCTTTTTTTTCCCTATTTCAATCCAAATGATTCAAAAGATTATGCGTACAATCAATTCAAAAGAAATTGAAATTGATGTTACAAAATATAGGTGCTAAAAGGGGATCAATCCACCCTTTTTCTAAACAACTCCGGTTCGCTTTCAGCGAGACCCGTTCGATGCAGATACCTGAACCGGGATTGGACGGCCCGTCCCTGTTCCACCACAGCTATTGCACGCCATGCGACCCGAACCAGCACAGGTCCGACAACCCACGTCACCATCCGACCATCGCGAACAGATGCAGGAAACCCGGCCCGACCCGTTGCATCTGGGGCATCTAGGCCCCCGGCCAGAACCCATCATCGGGTTTTGAATCTGATCTATTACTTGTTTCACGACAACTGCTCCGGCTAACACGCTTAAACCAGTGGCTAATTGGGTTATCACAATCGGACCCATTCTTTGTATTGCTTGTATCCTTCTCTTTCCGATTGTTTCGAGGAAGAAAACTGGGAATTATGAGCGAAGATATTTGGGGTTTGGGTGTTTTTATTGTTGTGATATATGAGTTTCCGTGAAGTGGTGGTGGACGAGTACACGTAACAGCAGCGTGGTGGAAAAAGC
This genomic interval from Primulina eburnea isolate SZY01 chromosome 16, ASM2296580v1, whole genome shotgun sequence contains the following:
- the LOC140816245 gene encoding uncharacterized protein, with protein sequence MGPIVITQLATGLSVLAGAVVVKQVIDQIQNPMMGSGRGPRCPRCNGSGRVSCICSRWSDGDVGCRTCAGSGRMACNSCGGTGTGRPIPVQVSASNGSR